Proteins co-encoded in one Glandiceps talaboti chromosome 22, keGlaTala1.1, whole genome shotgun sequence genomic window:
- the LOC144452519 gene encoding very long chain fatty acid elongase 6-like, translated as MEVLNSSRVTLQYSNYRLFEFERGFNYAEKVAWFEKNWTHAFLYGAIYILFVFFGQPYMESRPKYNLRAALALWSLSLSVFSMMGAIRLWQEFIYFVAKYGWKASICDPVFYTGVSGFWAWAFIVSKLPELGDTVFIVLRKQKLIFLHWYHHVTVLLYAWYSYAHFIAQGRYFLTMNYTVHAFMYFYYALKASGMVKIPGYVNISITVMQVFQMVVACVVNILAHIYRKRGEYCSTTDTHTFVSFILYFSYFALFANFFYQTYVIRKAKCKTIDEPKKNA; from the coding sequence ATGGAAGTGTTAAATTCTTCCAGAGTTACCCTCCAGTACAGCAACTATCGATTGTTCGAATTTGAAAGAGGTTTCAATTATGCAGAAAAAGTTGCTTGGTTTGAGAAGAATTGGACACATGCATTCCTATATGGTGCAATCTACATCCTATTCGTGTTTTTTGGACAACCTTACATGGAGTCCCGTCCCAAGTACAATCTACGAGCTGCACTAGCTCTGTGGTCTCTCAGCCTCTCTGTGTTCAGTATGATGGGTGCAATAAGGCTTTGGCAGGAATTCATTTATTTCGTCGCAAAATACGGATGGAAAGCATCGATCTGTGATCCAGTGTTCTATACAGGCGTGAGTGGATTCTGGGCGTGGGCCTTCATCGTAAGTAAGCTACCCGAACTAGGTGACACAGTATTTATCGTATTAAGGAAGCAGAAATTGATCTTTCTACACTGGTATCACCACGTGACTGTTCTCCTATATGCATGGTACAGCTACGCACACTTCATCGCACAAGGAAGATATTTTCTAACAATGAACTACACAGTTCACGCGTTCATGTATTTCTATTACGCTTTAAAAGCATCGGGCATGGTCAAAATTCCAGGCTATGTCAATATTTCAATTACAGTCATGCAGGTTTTCCAGATGGTCGTCGCATGTGTAGTGAATATATTAGCACACATTTACAGAAAGAGAGGAGAATACTGCTCGACCACAGACACTCACACCTTCGTCTCGTTCATCCTGTACTTCAGCTACTTTGCGCTATTCGCCAACTTTTTCTACCAGACATACGTCATCCGCAAGGCGAAATGTAAAACTATCGATGAACCAAAGAAAAATGCTTGA